The Sporosarcina sp. Te-1 DNA window AGACGATCGGTGTCCCGCTACAGGCAAAGGAAGTGAATGGCTATGACGTGATGATGGCTACTCGAATGCTTGGGTTTGCCAGCCCTCACGACAGAGAGGCGGGACAGTCAGCGTTACGGAGATTAAAAGAGATGGATATACTGCGAGTGGCTGAAGATACGTTGCGGCACTGTGTCACATTGTTTGCAGAACATGATGTACAAGTGAAAGAGGACAGTATTCGATTGGGTGTGTATCTCGCCGATTCGGAAAAGTTGAAAAGCCAAAATGGCTATACAGGCTTTGGCGGCATTCCTGGTTTTGTGATGACGATGATCGATCCAAACGAATATACGATCCCGCGGGTTCCTTCTTTGATTGCACATGAATTTCATCATAATGTACGTTTTTCCTATTTTGATTGGAACCATGGGGATATTACATTAGGAGATTATCTGGTGATTGAAGGATTGGCTGATTCCTTTGCGACCGCCCTCTATGGTGATCGGTATCTTGGCCCGTGGGTGACTTCGATCGATTCAGAGGATCTTGACTACTCAATGGCGGTGATCGGTGACGCTCTTCATACGAAAGGAGTTGGAGAAGTGAGCGCCTACATGTTCGGGGATGAGCACGCCAAGAAAGAAGGATATCAGCCAGTCGGTTTATCAGCTGGAGCCGGTTATGCGGTTGGCTATCATGTCGTGCAATCCTTTATGAAACGTACGGATACGACCATTTGGGATGCGACTTTGCTTGGTGCGGAAGAGATTATCGATCGTTGCGGACTTTTTTCTTAATAGTTTTGATACTAGCACTGGAGCGGTAAAAACAGGTACCGCTCCAAATGGTGATTTTATGCTAGTTTTACCTTTTGGCTATCATGAAAATAATAAATATCATGTATGAATTCTAATTCACCATTCCTCCAACAGAGTGCAGAACCGTTTGGAAGCGCATAGATCTCTCTATTTTTTGATAAAGGGAGGAGTTCTTCATCTACTGTGTCTTCATAATGAACCTCCACACTAAAGTCGACCAAATCTAATCCTTTTAGGATGATCGTTTGTGGATAGTCCTTATCTTTGGAAATGATACAGTCTTTGCAGAACGCTAAAGCCCCGGCACTATATCCGATCATTACTCCAGAAAATTGTTGAAGTACAGGGATGAGATGATGGGTAGATAGCTGCTCAACCAATCTTTCGGGTCTTCCGCCCGTAAAATAAAGGATATCATGTTGATTGATTTTTTCAGCCATTGCTTTTGCAGGCATATCGTCATAAAGAACGTCAACTTTGTGATTGCCTACTAATTCAAAAGCTTGTTTGACTGTATCATACCATCCCGGGATTTTACTTGGTTCTGTCGCGAAAGGAATGAGTAAAATCTTATGGCTTGGTGTAACATGCCGTTTTAGATGTGAAAGAATCCCCTCAAACTCTTCGCTTACATGATTTCCTCCTCCGATAAAATAAAGATGCATTTTTTCCTCTCCCCATTTGCCTGGATCCAGCATTATTCCATATATTATAAACGAATTTAGGAAGCAGGCGTACTTAATTACTTAGCGCAAGAGAACCATTCAATTAGATATTTAAGTTTTTTGCATTTATTTCCGATTCGACGTAACTTGATACATTTGGAAAGAAAGAAGCAAAAAAAGAATGAGACAAGCTCCGCCAAGTGACATAATATTCCTGCTTATTAACTTATACTAAATAGAATCATGCGGTTGGCGGATAAGCCTTGGACACGAACACCGAAGCCGTATGAAACTGAAAGGCAACCATGGTCTTTCGTATGGGGGGATAAGCTTGAATTTAAAAAAGTTTAGTTTTCTCATCTTGCTTGCCGTCGCTGCTTTACTGGTCGCTTGGCAAAGCAAGAGCTTTCCAGACACCGAGTTGCAAAATGAAATGAATGATATGGCGATTCACGAGGAGGAGATCCTTTTATCCGTCCAGTACGGAGAAGGCAGGGAGTTCTGGGTCGGCAACAACACAGACCAGCAAGTTGAAATCCAAGGTTCCGGATTCGTGGCAAAAGAAACATCCCGAATCGGACCCGGCATGTTCAAAGCGTTCATATTGACCGGCCATCCAGAGGAACTAATGAACGGCACAATCACAGTCCATGGGTTATGGAATGAAGGGGGAGTGAAAGTGGAATCGCTCATACCACAGGCAAACATGAATTTTATCTTGCAGGAATTGGACGAGAGTCCGCTTGTCGGAAGTAGAGGTGGACAAGGAGTAACAGAGAGTGAAGAAGAGAGTAGAGGGAAAGATGGGGCCCGATGAGAATAGCAGGGGAAGAAATTAAATAGAGAGAAAAGTTGGAAGATGTCTTCTGCAACTAGAAGATAGGGACAAGTCTTTCGCTTGTCTTTGAAATGGAGAATGTTACACATTACACGTATTTCAGAATTTCTGAGGTACGCTAGGTACTAGGTGCTTGCGCTCGCTCGGTTTATTTGGCACTCATCGGATTTATTTGGCGCTCGCCGGATTTATTTGGCGCTCGCTCGGTTTATTTGGCACTCATGGTCTTCTGTCAATAAAGTGGACAGCTAAATAATGATATTTCTTTCCCAAAACCCTACCGCGCTTCGCTTGCTCGGACAGCCATGATCATCGGTTCAAAAGCGAACCGATGATCATGGCTGTCAAACTGTTACGAAACTGCTCGCTCCGAGAGATGGAATCCCGCTTTTTTTTCATACGCTTCCGGCGACAGATAACCGAGCGTAGAATGACGTCTTCTCGTGTTATAAAAGTCGTCGATGTAGTGACTGATGGCCTCTCGTGCCTCTTTCCGTGTCCTGAAGCGGTGGCGATACACCAGCTCTTTCTTAAGAGTGGCATGAAATGATTCGATACAGGCATTATCGTACGGATCCCCTTTGCGGCTCATGCTGATCTGAAAGTTCTTCCCCTTCAGGCAGTCGATATAGTCCATTGAACAGTACTGGGAACCACGATCAGAATGATGGAAAGGCTCTCCATCGGGATTTCGCAGAAGCAGCGCCTTCTCCAGTGCCTGAAGCGGCAGCTCTGTCGCCATCGTGGCCCCTAGGCTCCATCCGACGATTTTGCGGGAGAAGAGATCCATGACACTCGCAAGATACAGCCAGCCTTCCATCGTCCAGATGTACGTGATGTCGGCGACCCAGACCTTATTCGGCTCATCGACGAGGAATTTACGCTCCAGCAGGTTCGGATAGATGAACTGATTATGGTTGGAATCCGTTGTCGTCGTGAATTTCTTTTCCGGCAAAGCGCGAAGCCCCATCTCTTTCATCAGCCGGCCGACAGTCCGCTCGCATACGGAATATCCCCACTCCTTGAGGTCCTCAAGAATACGAGGACTTCCGTACGTGCCAAGGCTTTCGTGATATGATTTGGTGATCTTTCGCTTGAGTTCCTCCCGCCAGGCCTGCCGTGCTGTCCTGTAGTCTAGGGTCTGTTGGCTAGACCATTTATAGAAGCCGCTTTTCGATACCTCGAGTACTTGGCACATCTTCACTACGCTGTATTCGTCCTTATGGTCCTGGATATACGAATAGATCACGTTCGGCTTTTCATGAAGACATGCATGGCCTTTTTTAAAATTTCAAGCTCCTCATCCCGGTCTCTCAGCTGTTTTTCGGCCTCCCGGAGCTTCTTCTCCATCTCTGAGAATGTGTGGAGCTGGCCATCCGGATTCGCCAGCCGTTCCTGCTTTTCACGATACTGTTTCGCCCAATTGCGTATGGTCGAGGCACTCACCCCAAATTCATATGCAAGGTCCGTTGCTTTCCGCCCTTCTTCTACCAGGAGCTTGGCGATATGATCCTTCACTTCCTGCCGTTGATGTTTGCCCATGTTTGACACGCCCTTTTTATTAGTAGTTTCAGTATGTCGAAATCTGCTTGGCTGTGTCCACTTTTAAGTCTAACTTTACTCATCGGATTTATTTGGCGCTCGCCGGATTTATTTGGCGCTCGCCGGATTTATTTGGCGCTCGCCGGATTTATTTGGCGCTCGCCGGATTTATTTGGCGCACGTCCGGTTTATTTGGCGCACGTCCGGTTTATTTGGCAATCGCCCGGCTAATTTGACATTCACCCGTCTCCCCTAAGAAATACTCATATACTCAAAAACGGAACCCCAGTGGGATTCCGTTTTTTTTCTGCTTCTCAGTAGCTTTGCATCTTCCGACCTACGGGCAAACGTTCCAATCTTACAGATACAAGGACACCTAATAGGGCGCCACTCACGCTGGAGACGAGGAACGGAGGCATAAAGAATAAGGCGGTGACGGTGGTTCCCATGAGGAGGGCGGCATACGGCACAGCAAGCAATGAAGCGATAAGCCCGGTGCCGATCATTTCGCCAATGGCTGCCATCCAGGCTTTCCCTGACTTTTGATAAAACAGGCCGGCGAGCGCTGCGCCAATCATGCCTCCCGGAAAGGCAAGGAGGGATCCGGTTCCGGTTATCACACGGATCAGGCCAGTCAGAAAGGCAATCACCACAGCCGGCAAAGGACCTAGCATCACGGCGGCAATAACATTGATGGCATGTTGGACAGGATAGGCACGCGCGATACCGGCTGGGAAGGAAATGAAAACAGAACCAGCGACCGCAATCCCGACAAATGCCGTCATTAGAACGAGCTTACGAGTATTCATAAAGCCGCACTCCTTTCCATCAAGGCCTTGCATAAGACTTTCTTCAAATTGGCCGTCGCCTGTTCGGGGTCTTCGGCAGCCGCGATGGCAGAAATGACAGAGATGCCAGATGCCCCGGATTGGATGACGGGCCCCGCGTTAGATGCACAGATTCCTCCAATCCCGACAATGGGAAGTTCGGGAATCAAACGGGTGACCTCAGCTATCATGCTTGTCCCCGCAACCGGTTTAGCATCCAACTTTGTCTGCGTTGGATAGATGGGGCCCAATCCGACATATGCAGCGCCGGCTGCTTGTGCTGCCCATGCTTCTTCCGCGGTATGAACGGAAACGCCGAGCTTCATATGGCTACCTATTTTTTGACGGATGGAGCCAGCTTCTTCATCTTCTTGGCCGACATGGACACCATCCGCTTCAAGGGCGATCGCCAACTCGACATCATCATTGACGAAGAACGGCACGCCATATTGCTTACATAGCCTTTGACAGCTTTGAGCGAATGCCATCTTTTCGGTTCCTTGTAGAGACCCCGGTCCCTTTTCCCGCAACTGAAAGCAGGTGATTCCGCCCAGCAACGCTTTTTCCAACACGTCTAGAGGTTTTTCGGCATTGGGGGTTCCCATGATGAAATAGAGGAGGTACTCATGGTCTTTCAATTAATTCCACTCCTCTCGATTCATCTCCACGCAACCGGATTGCTGCATGGTTCGTCGGGCCATGGCCGTTCCCTAGAGATATGCCGTCTTCAATTGCCGCTTGGATAAAATATTTAGCGGCAATCACTGCTTCGCTTATCGATCTTCCTTTTGCCAACTCTGCAGTAATGGCAGCTGCGAATGTGCATCCTGTCCCATGGGTGTCCTTTGTGTCAATTCGTTTGGTTCTCAGTAAAAAACGCTCGCCATCTCTGCTTATAAACAGATCCTCAGCAAAATCGGTAACCTTCCGGTGTCCACCTTTTACAACAATCGCGTGCGTTCCACATTCGAGCAGTCTGTTCGCTGCCCGTTCCATATCAGAAAGCGTGTGAATGGACATTCCGGTCAACGCCTCTGCTTCCGGGATATTCGGCGTCAGGACAGCGGCGCTTGGAAGAAGACATTCCTTGAGCGCATCGATGGCTGATTGATGCAGAAGGGAGGTGCCTCCTTTTGCGATCATGACCGGATCGATCACGAGCGGAAAGGAAGGATAGTGGTGTAGTGTCTCAGCAACTGCTTTTATTATTCCGGCAGAGAAGAGCATTCCGGTTTTAGCAGCACCTACCGGAAAATCGGAAAGGACGGCATCGAGTTGTGCTGTCACGATGTTGCATTCAATGGGCTGGACCGCATGGACACCGAGTGTGTTTTGAGCGGTCACCGCAGTCAATATCGATGTTCCAAACGTACCCAGCTCTTGGAATGTCTTTATATCTGCTTGAATCCCGGCCCCGCCTCCACTGTCGGAACCAGCAATTGTCAACGTAACTGGAATCATGTCCATGCCTCCTCCAGCTGGATTTGTGAGGAATCAATGGATTGTCCATTCAAGGCAGAGAGTGCATTCAACAAATGAAGGGGAAAATCGCCTGGCCCCTCCGCTCTAGCTGCGGCCCATTCGCCTGCCTTTTTGTAAAATGCGAGAGCGGCGGCAACTCCATGTTTCGCATGGTCTGGGTCTATGGCCAAAAATGCACCACATACAGCGCTTAGCAAACAACCTGCTCCGGTCACCCGCGTCATAAGTGGGTGGCCACCGGTAATCCGTATGGTGGTTTTTCCATCTGTCACCACATCCGTTTCGCCTGTTACCGCCACGAGGCAGCGATGTTGACGAGCCAACTCCTTTGCGACCGAGGCGATGTCCGCTGTACCTTCTCCCGCGTCCACCCCTTTTGCGGTCCACTCGGCATTCGCCAACGCGGCGATCTCTCCTGCATTCCCTCGAATCAGCATTACATCAACATGTTGCAGTAATCTCTCAACCGCTCGTTTTCGAAACGGGGTAGCCCCAGCGCCAACGGGATCAAGGATGACTGGTTTTCCGTGCTTATTTGCACTTTTTCCTGCTTCTATCATGGCCTCCATCTTACTGGCGTCAAGCGTTCCAATGTTCAACAAGGTGCAGGAAGAGAGGGCGGCGATATCGGCAGCTTCTTCGAAAGCATCCGCCATAATGGGGGAAGCACCAAGCGCAAGCAAACCGTTTGCTTGAAAATTGGCGACCACTATGTTCGTCATACAATGGATGAGCGGATTTTCTTCACGCAGCTTTTTCATGTGATCCACTCCGCTGTTCATACGCGTAGCACACGCTCCTCCGAAGATGCCCATTGCTCTTGTGTCCAAGCCATCTCCCAAAATTGCAATTCATAATGGCTGCTTTTAACAAAATGGGCCATGACTTCTTCCTGTCTCTCAGGGGAGAGAGGCTCTGCCAGTTTGTTCAAGCGCATGATCTGTTCATTGGTTGCCGCCTCAAACCAGTCTGAGCTATAGGTCGCAATCCATTTATCGTAAATTGGATGCTCGGGCTTGGCGTCTTTCAAGCGCTCTCCGATTTCATAATAAAGCCAGTAACAAGGGAGCAATGCAGAAAGGGTTGCTGCAAGATCTCCTTCCATGGCAGCCCGGTATAAATGGGATGTATACGCATACGCAGTAGGAGCCGGCTTGAAGTCGGCCAGATCGCTTTCCGTCACGCCGAGCAGATCGAAAAATCCTTCATGCAGGGAGATTTCGGCTCCGCATGTCTCCTCGGCATGCTGGGCAAAACGTTTCACAGTTTGGAGATCCTTTGCCTGTACAGCCGCGAGCGCATGTACTTTTGCAAAGTGCTTTAAATAATAGGAATCTTGCAATACATAATAGCGGAACACGTCTTCCGGCAATGAACCGTCAGCAAGGCTTTGAACGAATGGATGTTCAAAGCTCGCTTCCCAAATGGCGTCACACTCTTTTCGTACCTTTTCGCAAAATGTCATTTCCAACCACTCCTTTGTTATGTTGGAAAACCAAAAAAGCCGCC harbors:
- a CDS encoding DUF2268 domain-containing protein produces the protein MEIIIENTIGQYETLFSMQEQEERENYFRYSMMKPFEKMWKTIGVPLQAKEVNGYDVMMATRMLGFASPHDREAGQSALRRLKEMDILRVAEDTLRHCVTLFAEHDVQVKEDSIRLGVYLADSEKLKSQNGYTGFGGIPGFVMTMIDPNEYTIPRVPSLIAHEFHHNVRFSYFDWNHGDITLGDYLVIEGLADSFATALYGDRYLGPWVTSIDSEDLDYSMAVIGDALHTKGVGEVSAYMFGDEHAKKEGYQPVGLSAGAGYAVGYHVVQSFMKRTDTTIWDATLLGAEEIIDRCGLFS
- a CDS encoding Type 1 glutamine amidotransferase-like domain-containing protein, translating into MHLYFIGGGNHVSEEFEGILSHLKRHVTPSHKILLIPFATEPSKIPGWYDTVKQAFELVGNHKVDVLYDDMPAKAMAEKINQHDILYFTGGRPERLVEQLSTHHLIPVLQQFSGVMIGYSAGALAFCKDCIISKDKDYPQTIILKGLDLVDFSVEVHYEDTVDEELLPLSKNREIYALPNGSALCWRNGELEFIHDIYYFHDSQKVKLA
- a CDS encoding IS3 family transposase, whose product is MIYSYIQDHKDEYSVVKMCQVLEVSKSGFYKWSSQQTLDYRTARQAWREELKRKITKSYHESLGTYGSPRILEDLKEWGYSVCERTVGRLMKEMGLRALPEKKFTTTTDSNHNQFIYPNLLERKFLVDEPNKVWVADITYIWTMEGWLYLASVMDLFSRKIVGWSLGATMATELPLQALEKALLLRNPDGEPFHHSDRGSQYCSMDYIDCLKGKNFQISMSRKGDPYDNACIESFHATLKKELVYRHRFRTRKEAREAISHYIDDFYNTRRRHSTLGYLSPEAYEKKAGFHLSERAVS
- a CDS encoding transposase — translated: MGKHQRQEVKDHIAKLLVEEGRKATDLAYEFGVSASTIRNWAKQYREKQERLANPDGQLHTFSEMEKKLREAEKQLRDRDEELEILKKAMHVFMKSRT
- the thiW gene encoding energy coupling factor transporter S component ThiW, whose amino-acid sequence is MNTRKLVLMTAFVGIAVAGSVFISFPAGIARAYPVQHAINVIAAVMLGPLPAVVIAFLTGLIRVITGTGSLLAFPGGMIGAALAGLFYQKSGKAWMAAIGEMIGTGLIASLLAVPYAALLMGTTVTALFFMPPFLVSSVSGALLGVLVSVRLERLPVGRKMQSY
- the thiE gene encoding thiamine phosphate synthase, which translates into the protein MGTPNAEKPLDVLEKALLGGITCFQLREKGPGSLQGTEKMAFAQSCQRLCKQYGVPFFVNDDVELAIALEADGVHVGQEDEEAGSIRQKIGSHMKLGVSVHTAEEAWAAQAAGAAYVGLGPIYPTQTKLDAKPVAGTSMIAEVTRLIPELPIVGIGGICASNAGPVIQSGASGISVISAIAAAEDPEQATANLKKVLCKALMERSAAL
- the thiD gene encoding bifunctional hydroxymethylpyrimidine kinase/phosphomethylpyrimidine kinase, which translates into the protein MDMIPVTLTIAGSDSGGGAGIQADIKTFQELGTFGTSILTAVTAQNTLGVHAVQPIECNIVTAQLDAVLSDFPVGAAKTGMLFSAGIIKAVAETLHHYPSFPLVIDPVMIAKGGTSLLHQSAIDALKECLLPSAAVLTPNIPEAEALTGMSIHTLSDMERAANRLLECGTHAIVVKGGHRKVTDFAEDLFISRDGERFLLRTKRIDTKDTHGTGCTFAAAITAELAKGRSISEAVIAAKYFIQAAIEDGISLGNGHGPTNHAAIRLRGDESRGVELIERP
- the thiM gene encoding hydroxyethylthiazole kinase, yielding MNSGVDHMKKLREENPLIHCMTNIVVANFQANGLLALGASPIMADAFEEAADIAALSSCTLLNIGTLDASKMEAMIEAGKSANKHGKPVILDPVGAGATPFRKRAVERLLQHVDVMLIRGNAGEIAALANAEWTAKGVDAGEGTADIASVAKELARQHRCLVAVTGETDVVTDGKTTIRITGGHPLMTRVTGAGCLLSAVCGAFLAIDPDHAKHGVAAALAFYKKAGEWAAARAEGPGDFPLHLLNALSALNGQSIDSSQIQLEEAWT
- the tenA gene encoding thiaminase II; this translates as MTFCEKVRKECDAIWEASFEHPFVQSLADGSLPEDVFRYYVLQDSYYLKHFAKVHALAAVQAKDLQTVKRFAQHAEETCGAEISLHEGFFDLLGVTESDLADFKPAPTAYAYTSHLYRAAMEGDLAATLSALLPCYWLYYEIGERLKDAKPEHPIYDKWIATYSSDWFEAATNEQIMRLNKLAEPLSPERQEEVMAHFVKSSHYELQFWEMAWTQEQWASSEERVLRV